In the Ptychodera flava strain L36383 chromosome 1, AS_Pfla_20210202, whole genome shotgun sequence genome, TGAGTGCGTTTCTTTCACATCCAAGCATTGAACCTTGCATGATACAGCTGATTTTTCATGTGAAACTTTGATGCAACACaattttaatttacaatatACCAATGTCTCAACAGAGAGGGCGCTCATCCAGTCTGTTGCACACACTGAACACATTCGTCAAGCACAAATTATGTCTATGTCAACGGTAATCACATTCTGTAacttgatgtcacttttgtTACAGCATTTGCGACAATTTATGTTCGATACAAACAAGTCCAGGAGTATAACAGAGAGGCCTCTCCAGCAATTTTAAGAGCCAATAAGATAGCGCTTGTTATCGGAGGATTTGCATGCCTAGGAATGAGTATGGTTGCTAACTTCCAAGTAAGTATGGAGTACTATAAAAGGGAAAGAATTagatttgtattattttgagcTCCAATCAGTAGGAGGAGAGTGTGAGTTGAAATTGTCCTCTGCTGCTTTGCGTTTCTCTGAGATCATTGCCATGgtgaaaggtgtcatttaagatCAAGAAATGCTAAAGTGATTCAAATTAAAATCTCTCGCAAGTCTAGCAAATGCCCGTCAAATGCCTGCAGGCTTTGTTTCCAATGTTTCTGGATATGAAGTCAGTGCTACAATAAAATCTTTGCAAATTTTGCGCTGCATCATTAACATgggaaaatgtaaaatcatCAGCCATGCAGATAAtatgcatcatcatcattcatgaCACACCTCTCTATATCATCATAAAGGTATTTACCTATTTAAAAGTAAATTCCATTTATGATACACATCCAGATTCCAAAAAGGAACTGATAACTTTCATCAAAAATGACAGAACGACAAAGTGAAACAAATGGATGTTAAATccattctttcaaaatgaatttttctgagAAACTGTTTGAAGCTTTTGTGAGGGCTTGTGTTGGTTCTACGTTTTACAAATGAGGCTTGAGGATGAAATGTTGCCTTTTTACAAGTAATAATCAAATTATACCACCACTAGAGGGCGACCTCATCAATTTTACAAAGTTCTGACAATAGTCAATACAAGTTTTGAATTATAAGCTGGGctatttctttccttttttttttgaaaatttttgttgaGTTCCAATATTCTGACCATTGCCACTTGTCCACCAGCTAATATATGTCATACTTCCTTGGCAGGAAACCAATGAGCTTCAAGTTCATGTATTCGCGGCAAATCTTTGCTTTGGACCAGGTGTCGTCTACTGCTACATGCAAACATGGCTGTCGTACAAAATGGCTCCCTTTCACGCCACCATATTTGCTTGCAGAGCTCGGATTTTACTGTGCTTTTTTGCGACCTTGGGCTTTGTCTTCAGTATCCTTTCTCACAAATCCACACTAAAACTCATTTTTTCATCTGAATGTCAAGCATTTCCGTAGAATAGTGGGTCCGATTCTTCATATGTCGATAAAATGCTTATGTTAGGGTACCTACAAGGAGTAAATGGAGAAGTACCCTTTACGACAATGTGAAATTACGATATGGTTCAGTATAATCCCACTGTTCTAAAATACAGTGGTATGGTCTATTAACttaaatgcacataatttacagttttcatggCATTAACACTGCATTTCATTGATAAGTAATTTTGATCATTGTACTCTTTGTGGTTTACTAacaacaaaaatttaatttaaaccAGCACCATCTAGCGTATGTTAGTGAACCAAACAGTGTGGTAACATCCTAAGTGACCTTGGATTGTTGAAACAAGTGCATGTCAATTGGAACTCATCTCATCTGACCTCAAACTCTtctcttcttctcaaaaacaaaactttgaaagtGCAAAAATCTGGCGGTCATGTTTTAAACTGCCCCGCCAAACATGATATGTTGCTGAAATTGCTTATTTAAACTGCTGCATGCTGACAGCTGTTGTGGCCACGTGAACGCTGATTGAGTGTGGTGGATATACACAGTCTCCAAGGTGTAATCATGGCACGGTTAGTAGTAATTTGGACACAGCAATCAAAATAGAGCAAACTCCCTCTCTGTGAACACATTGAGTTTCACTTGTCAGGCCAGAGTTTTAAATGTCCAGGGCCCCTACTGACAAAGCCACGCAATAGTTGCATTcttgtgaaaataaatttaaggCAGCTTGAAGTcatgaaacatattttgtgtatGTGATAGTAGACGTGCTGTTTGCAATGAAggaaaagttttctgaaggaaaATACCCtcatttcatagtttttgaATGTCATCCTTGAGAAACATTATACTCTATATATTAGGACATGCATGAAAATACTTTGTCAAGAAACAGGACAACTTTTGGCAAACCTGGTATATACCGTAAATTTGATCGTGGGTACAAAATGCTGGTCAAGGTGTGATTACTCACCCAAAATTAAACCTAGGCCCTGTATGTGCCCCTATGTGTAACCGTGTTTGTGTGTGAATTGAAGTGTGTCTGTAGTGGTTGATGTCAGCTGCAACTACAGATCCTGTGTTTCAACCTGTCCGTGTTGTTTTGGGCTGATTTGCTGTATGTTGTGCACATTCACGTGCACGCACCAACTCACAAAAACACTCATATCCACTCACACAAactgtatacatatatacacgcTAACACAAACATAGACATAATTCCTGCAACAAAAGTCATGCGCACCAGACAGCAACATCTGTGTCATATACATGACGTCACCACAAACAATCAGTCACTGATTTGCCATTTTGCcagcaaaaatcaaattaagACAACTGGCTTTAGCAACCTTCAATTTTGATTCAACGTggcaaaaaaagtgaaaatttatgcaaaaacaGTTGTACAGAACTTGCACCGACCAAACGCTGTTTCATCTTGTGGATATTTTCAGGAAGGAAGGATTCTGTTTGCTCATTTATTTGGTGCATTCATGTGTTTTGGTTGCGGTGTGGTCTATGAATTCATGCATGCATTGATACCCTGTGAGATGAGAGTGGGTTATCCACCAGCATCTACTCGTCGAGTTCGGCTTCTGCTGGCTTTTATCGGATTGGTTGGTCTGATTTGCAGTATCCTTTGTTCATGACTTCACTGTATGATGTCTGATGTCTGACGGCTTATAGTGGCCAGGATGTGAGGGATTGTACACTGACATTCCAATTCATGTAGCTAAGCAGCTGAGCGGATATCATAACTTTTGTACAGTATTGAAGTAATGAGCAAAGATATGAAGTAAATTCctgttaaagggacataagctgtaacttgtggcaagtttttcagtattctgcttctgtatatcaactaccgtatctgaccctaatccacttgtcatgctgaaatttcaagtattctttttgtcaacacaacttgtatgtgtgtactgatcattgtttattgtttacaaatgaattctagtccggacttgaaaacaattatgctaaatacttggcattaaattacattttaagggattcaatgcagaaagtgtagggaaaccacaaaacaaaagttctgaaaaaatagccaaaagatacagcttatgtaGCTTTACGGTAGTATGTGCATCTCAAAGGTGAAAGACTTCTTTCTCGTGCTTTCCTATTAACACGTTGTCATTTCCTGTAATACTCCTGTGTTTCTTGCTTCGAGTTAAAATCCCTTTATAAGGAATATTAAAACATGTTTCAGTTTAGCTAATTACTGAGTATTAAGGTAGATTAATATGTGCATATTATTCAACTTAATTgtttatttctcactcacattagaaaacaaattgccgtgtcACACATCACATAGGCACATCTCTGTGTTTTGGTGTCGGTCTTCTCTATGGTGCAATACATGCATGGATGTCTGCTAGACTTTACCCGTGTTTTGGAAACTCCTCCACATACCGTGTTCGCATTGCTATCGTAATAGTTGCCATTGCTGCGGCAGTTTTCGGTATCCTTCTATCCTCTGTATCTCCCATGTTCAGTTTATGTCACAATCCTTTGTAATATTCCGGTGTTTCCTGGTGGTGTATCCTACCCACTATCTAGATAAAAGTAATAATCCATGACTTGCTTTTCCCATCTTTATATGTGTACTAACTTCATGCCAGTGTTATCATTTCGTTAATCGCCAATCGGGCTTTAGCAAATCGATGGTCCAAGGTGCGGGACCACAAGATTTTTGTTCAGATTAGAAAATTTGCCATGTGTAACCAGTGAATATTAACAAACTTgtgtagtaaaaaaaaatatgcaggTCTAGCAAACTTGACCGCTGGACCAGCAAAGTATATGGCAGAACTGGCAAACTAGACTGTAAGGCTGGCAATTGAGACTGCAGAACCAGCAAACTAGATGTCTGGATTAGCATACCAGACTGCAGAACCAGCAATCTAGATGTCTGGATTAGCATACCGGACTGCAGAACCAGCAATCTAGATGTCTGGATTAGCATACCAGACTGCATGACCAGCAAACTAGACCGCACAACAGGTAAACTAGACTGCACAACTGGCAAAGTAGACTGCAAGATTAGCAAAATAGACTGTAGGACTTGCAAACTAGATTGCAGAACTAGCAAATCAGACAACATGAGTAGCAAATTAGTTTGCAAGACTAACAAACTGCCAGACTATGTTGATACCAGGTCAGGAAAAACCAACTGCCCAATGGATTTGGTGAACACTGATGCAGACATATATACACAGGTAATCAAGAGACATTTGTGCTGTTCAGTGCTGACAAGACATTCTTCGGGAGTGCCAGGTACACTGCCATTTTGAGAATCTACCATGTACAACACTCACAGATTATAATTGTTTTCAACCGCAGCCATGATGATATATTGGCACAAAACACGcagaaatttgcatacaaatttgcatattatatgcAGTATAATTTATTAGTGTAAAGAACATCCCTCACTCAGATGTACACACACTATGACATTCACGCCAGGAATTTATTTATTCTGTCATTTCAAATATGATTCTCCTCTGACATTGCTGATAGGGTATATATTGCCATACATATGAACAATGTACTCTGATTGGTCAGTCACCAGGTATACAAGCTATCTTCTTGTCAGTTGACCCAGTAATCATTCAGTATGCAACGTGATATATTGTCATCTTAATTGCCTTTCCCAGGGATGACCAAGCACCATGACAGAATTTTGTACTCAAGACAATTTTGACGGAGTTGTCAGTCACATTTAGTACACGATAACTTATGGCCATCTGCTGATTCCAAATTCAGTGTTTACAATAACAATGTTAGTTTCTCTTTCGCAgttgaaataattgaaaaaactGCATGAATTAGTTGCAGCTTTAACAATATCTTCAAGAACTGATAGAGCTCTTGACAAAAAGATGGAGACTTGAAAATTCTTTTCAAATGGTAATGTTAATTTGAATGTGCACAGTTGAAccttaacctttgacccagCTAGTGTATTTGCAGCTCTTGCAAACACAAAATGGCATGGTGATGATCAGACCAAATGGAAACCAGAAGATGGGGTAAGTCTTCCTGGCTATACTGCAATTCAAACAAAGTGATTCTGGCCTGGTATCTCTCTAAAGACTATTAGAATTTTGAACTTGAACATTTCACTCTTTTGGATATGTCATTGGAGAAAATAGACAAGTAAGAATTCTCGACCTTGTGAAATAAAAGTAAACATTCTTGTGTCAATGATTAAACCATTGCTTTTTTCATTTCAGGGTTTCACAGAACACATATTCAGTACTGCGTTTGAGTGGGTTCTTGCCATCTCTTTCCTTAGTTATTTCTTCACCTTCGTACGTGAATTCCAGAAGATCACCATGGAAACAACATTGAGGATGTACACAGAAGAGCTGGAACCAATCAACCATCCAGAGATCTGATAGGCTCGTCATTGTCCTCTGATTCTTCTGATTGGCTGATTGGCTGATTTGTGAATCCCTTCACCAGGTGTTTGACACCTCTAACATGCAAAGTGGGGAGTAATTGTCATTATGCTCTAAGCATAAATATATTAAGGATACTCCATAGAGGTGACAATTGTCACCTTTAGTATATACTGTGACATATGCTTTTAGTGGAATGCTTTGTCAGTCACTTATTCaccacattttacacaaagagtAATTTGCTGCTTGTCTTTTAAACTCGTTAAATATACTGTACATGAGAGAAGTATCttaaaattgataacaagtaaAGAAAGTAACTTTGAGACAAGTTTTATCAATGAAGATTTTACAATttggaaattgaatgaatacAATTGGTCTTCTGATTCTGCCTGACTTTTTATCTGGCCAACAGCAAATATTTATCCGGGGCGTTTGTTGGTAATTTTAGGCGTGAATTTCAGGactgaaaaatcaaaatggGTTTTGTAGGTTGTAATACTCTATTGTTCATTTTTTAATGTCTTTGTGTATTACTTGTAATCTCAGTATAATGTGTAGTTTGTTAGATGGATCATGTGTTGAGTGTCATCAGATCACTGAATATTGCCATTCTTTCTGGTGATTGGCTAGTATCAAACCCTCCAAGCTATTGATTGGCCGATTCCGACTATTCAAGCACTTGATTGGatgatttcaaaacttttcaagcACTTGATTGGCTGATTTTGAAATGGTAACAGATACATCTTTTTTTGAGAAATATCTCATCAGATCACTGAATTTTGCCAGTACTGCAACAATGAGCCCAGTTGTGGAACATTGTTGTAAGATATCTgactttctttttcaaaatcgtgTTCAAATAAGTGTGTTAAGTCTCAAATGAACAAACACTGCTTGATCATAAAGTCCACAATATTTTGCAATGACTGTACATACTTTGAATGGTAAACACCTGTAGATATACATCTTTTACAAAATTGGCAATCATGTTATGTCTTCGTCATGGAGTTATATTGTACCATATTATGATGTACTATgtgattttaaaatcaatttattCAGTGAAAAATGATCCCTTTGTGGTAAAGCCATATTTCGTATCATATAGAGTTGCCTGatgtttttttttagaaatgtaaatttattttatttgaatgaAGATTTCCTTCATtacaattgtgaaaaaaaattattatgatTAATTAATTATCCATGAGCCTTCAATCATTggtaaaaattactgaaatagtTTGTATGTACCGGTAACCCAACTACCAAGTTTTACAGTTCTACAGACTTCAAATTAAGCTTATTTTCTGTCTGTGTAAAGTTTTGTGTTTAACCTTTGGCTTTGCCAGTAAACTGTCAAAAATGTAATATGTGCTTTTGGCTGAATTAAGGTGCCATGTTTTTAATGGATAGCTTTATGGCAGGAATGCCTCTTAGGTGCTCAGCCTGTTGTTCTCACATTTTGAAACTCTGCAAACAGTCTTTACTTATTGTAGGGAATAGTGCAAAGTGATTTAGGATTTTACATTTTGCTTAAACTGATCATGAAGAAACATGTTGTGAAAAACAGATGAGACTGACAGAGAGAGAAGCTGGTAACTGCAGTATTTATAGTCCGAGTACAAGATTGcctgattgtcttaaagattgaATGATACGTGCATGTTTGATACAATTTTCAGTTTGTAGTGAAAGGCTGTATTGAACTAATGCAGTTTGGAGCCAAGTGTATTTTTATACAGAGTATTTAAGGATTGCAGACCGTGTTTTAGAAATTACGGAATTTTTAAAGCTTCTTGAAAGCGTTTTTTAGGTGGTTGCATCCATGTGATCATAACATGCTTGTTGTATTGCCTTTCACTGATTCAGTATGTCACTGCATGGCGCTCTGTGTCCTATGGGTTAACCCTTTTACCactatggtttgtcccaaacccattgttatcaaggGTGTTTGGTGGACCTGCGTATAGAaaattggggatgaacaggtcaAACTTTGCTGTCTTCGATGGCTGGAATTATTTGTGACCTGAAAATTGTGCATCAATCTTGGTTAGATTTCCTTCTTTTAATAAAGTAAGTTTTAATAATCTTTCTGGATATGGACAAAGAATTGTGAGAACCTTACTGAAGGTTAATGATATTGCATTCAGTGTCAAAGATGGGCCtgtacacagaaaatgtgtgaaattttcAGTGGATGAAGGCGTTTTACACTTTTCAAACTTGATATCAGAGTGGTCATTTTGTGTACGCTGTGTTTTTGTAGACTACTaccgaaataatgcaaaaacaaATGCTGCTGACAATACTGTCATATTTGGATATAAAGATAGAGAAATATTTTATAAGAttatcaaatgctttatttcacaaTTAATGAGAACTGTGAACTTTGTAAACCTCTTTTGCTATAAAAGTTCAGACAAGCCTCAATTACTGATATGGCACGAAGTACTTGAAATTTGTAGCCTAGCCATGTTGTAGCCTACCAATACTGAGGTTATGTTTAAGTGCGCCCTCTGGTGTCCACTCTCTTCAAATGTTGTGCTTTTGTGCCTACCTATCTGCCTGTCCTATGCCTGTGtccacacacacaacacaaacTGAAGGTATTATTATACCGTGTAGTTGGTAagctattttgacatttttcagaCAATTATTGAATATCTTACTAACCTCTGctgttttcaaaatcattatttttaaacaccTGCCAAATCATGATTCTTGCCATTGCCGGTACATCTCTGAGAAGCTGCATGAGATGATGTAAATAAAGAGAATTTTGTCTGTGAATTTGTGATTAAAGGTTGTCTTTAATGTATGGCAATTTCattgtgtgttttttgttgaattAAATATGCTATTGATAATATCTTTACCCATAAGCTCTTTCTAAAattatttgttgaattttgtaAAACCAGCACTGTCAATCAAATGGGGTTCTTTTCTGTGAAGTTCCTGTCTCTTTTGCGAGCAATTCGATATTCGCTGTTCATAGTACATTTCATGCAAAGAACTTACAAACGAAATGACAAACTGTACAGGGGCTTTTTCTTGTTAGCAAAGACTCTTATGGATTGTTCCCCCTCCCCCCAGTTAAGgggaaccatttgatttctggggctGGAGGAAATGGGTGTTGCAGCAATTTTTTCCCCTGCCACTGtagcagcaaatatttttctATTGTTTGTCctacatcaatttgtttttccACATTTTGAAGTAATACAATTTTTTCCCATCTTTTAAATTTTTACTATCGTGAGCAAGTCCATTGAAACTTTTCTAAGTTTTGATCATGACAATGTTTATTGCAACATAAACCATGAAATGTGTTTGCCAGGACGCAGCATACAACTACAGCCTTTAATGGAACAATTTTGACCTAACCTTTGTCGTGTGTTAATATATCAATACTATTGGACTTTATAATGTTAGCACTGCTGAATGCGGCGCACTTCCAGAGAATGAGAGTGTCAGATTTTCcagattttgtgataatttttttttcctttggtctgctatgatcattttttttctcaagacattactggatcaatttttttccttcttcTTCACCTTCCAAtaatttttttgctcaaaaatcctTCCCCTAAAAATCAAACGGTTCTTCCCTTATAACCGCTTAACAAATTTATGACAAAGCTCGTCCCGACAGTTATTCTTGTAGGTTTGTATTACTACACTACGATAGCCCCTTTCAACATCATTCATCATTTTAGTGTAGAATAGTGATGTTTACGGGGATACTGAGGCATACTATGTCGTTTTTTCCTAAAATACGTCGATTGAAGTAAGCATTTACGTCGATAATGTAAACCCTCTGCAATCGGCGTACGAGCCGTAAAGAGCGAAATTTGAAAACCAGGAAGTGAAAAAACGTTTATCGAAGAAAACCAAGAAAAATGGCTGATTTTCTTATAAAGAACTGGTAAGTGACCTCTTATGTCTTTCTATAACAAACATCTTTAATATCTCTTTCATAATTACTCTGCTTAGAAGCCAAAGGGAAACTACGGCAAAGAACAGGCTGGCCGGGCTGTACCGTACCCTTACGCGTGTACCGTACGGCTACCAACAGGTCAATTAGGCATTAtattttcctattattatcataacaaacgattatgaatattaataaattattaatatgaatgttacagaatattaaaccttttttgcaaacaatgtcgtctactttgtgtaaatgctatCTGGAAACTCCAtagttgtgataattatgattattaacaaattacgattatgattaataaaatcatattttacagtataaagactgtgtagtaactctcgccgtagactgaacctgggcaatggtgtcacttgtatattttggcatagattgtgaaactatataagggtttccagagggttgttcacataagcagattacaatgtgtaaaatatgattttatacCGGTTTGGTCACTGATACTCAATCTCTTGCATAAGTAAGTAGTGCTGATCATGATTtgaggtttgttactaaatatagctgcacgcacgCAACTTCGGATACCTCTGCTTCgcattcggacaaattttattattGCATACTGTTTATGCAGCTTGTAGCCTATAGCCatgaattagtgtgacttttagtatccTTTTTAACGCATGCaggatttattttcattgttctTGCGGGAGAATTCaggcaaatatttatttttgcatattaatgaaagaaaaatgacgtcatttgcaatCAGCGCTATTACATCCTAACAATTTCTGTGGTGTCAATGTTATGTACAAAAACCACTGAAGATTTCTgatttaaattttacttaagGTAGAAGATACCTTATAGACATttccagatttttatttttttctcagttacagaagtcccaaaccccaataaagtatatattttctgaaggcCCTGATATTGAGAAATCTCTAAGCTACGGTATGTGAGAGTAATATGAGATGTATGCCCTTGCGCAcatgtgtgacctttgacctcaactcTGGAATATGAAACACTCCATTATCAAGTCAATAACGTTGTGATACAGTTCTGGTGCAATTGACCTACTTTGTAAATGGGTTTAAGTCATTCGCAGTCTACATGGCTTAAATCATCGTCTGTTTTCTTCTGTACCACCTTCTCATCAATAGTGACATTCATGCAATTTCgtatttgacattttacttatacatttttgtttaactttttcatcttttcttttttgcagCAGCAGTGGAGCGCAAGAAATGCCACAACACTGCAAGATGGCCTCTATATAGGAGCATTTGCACACCAATGAACTAATGTTAAAACTATCTTTGTTTGAACAGATATAAATCATGAACTCTATTGTTGTAGGTATGAGTgttaatgagagagagagagagagagagagagagagagagagagagagagagagagagagaggtgaaaTTGGTTTTTCATGGATATAGAGCCTTAGAAATTTTACATCTACTGTGCATTGGCCAATATAAAGGTAAttagaagctgatattatgccATCATAGATTGTTGTTCTCCAGGGTtgataatgatatttattaatatCATTTTGTTGGAGGCATGCTTCAAGTTACTCTTGTACCATTAACAGTGCCCTCAATACCCTGTACTTCCtcaaatcatcatcatctcagtctctgtctgtttgttgaCTCCAGCAGTAATATGACGATGCCAATCTCATGAAAAGTTTGCTCTGTCTATAAGTTCAGCGTGACACAAATTTCCTGAATGCAAAACACCACAGACACACAATTGTGACAGACATACCAAAACACTCGGCTGAAGTCGCCCCAACGCTCACCAAAAATAGCTAGATTTATCTCAATACAAGTTCAGTTTGGTTTATCCTTTGGCGCGGTATGACCTCCCATGATGCAAAGTGATTTTTGTTTCCCTGAGTGCATCTTCCTTATAATCACTGCAAAGAATGACAGGAAAAACAAAGTCCCAGGCTGGTAATACGCTAATATAGTCAAACTTAAATGCCATGATGTGTTCGGTCAGTTGCTGCACAATCCACCATGAGAAAatttccaaaattattttttttttttcagtgttttctcttACAAAAAGACAGCTTTTTCATATCGTTCCATTCAGTGTAAGCATTTGTGTTTTGACAAGTttactaaaacattttaaaagtctTCATGAAGAATGTGAACCTTGTCCTCAGTTCATCTGTCAGgtttaatcaaatttagtaACTTTTGGCAGTGTACAGACAGTCCATGTCAGTTCATGGATTGGTTTGATTCATTGCGAACGTGTTAAAATTGGAAACTTTGAGCTCTTTGACAAGTGTTTGATTGCTAGATAATGGAAATTGTATCTTTCACAGAGTAAAGTGACAGCCACAACATTGGTGGAAATTGGAGTTGTATCATTCCAAGTAATGTTGTTTCAAACcttgtattttttctcaaaatacaaTCAACTTTGTCTGCGGTAACTGAAATTTTTGTTTGACTTTCAATtcgaaacatttttttttctcccttAGCTTTCAAGCGTCCTGTTGAATTACTCTTGcttaaggtaaaatgcacctCAAACTTGAAATTGCTTGACTTTTGCTCTAACTCTTCTCAAGGAAatgttcaaactttctctttcaaaatcaaaaaatataaatcagGGATGACTGTGCATAGGAACAGTGGaaacaaaaaagctaaaatctacaaatatttgaaattctaaatggctgccatccctttgttaacgcTATGGCTAAAATTATAAAGACTAGAAACTTAAAGTACTCCAAGCACTTCAAACTGAGTCCAAACAAGCcatagaccagaaaagtattgtaaaaattttaatgGCCCATATATCTGTCCCTGGGGACAGCTTGTCAGactgaaatttttacaatttttttctgatctacaacttgttggggcttattttaaagctcttggagtaaggaaaCTTTTGGTTATCTTagtattttgaaaatagaaaattttaaattttttcccatagggtaaacacagagatggtggccactttgcatttcatatttcagtaaaagttaggtaatttctttctcatcTCAAGTAACAAACTCTGtgcagtgacccctgatttttattcttgataatgTAAGAAAATAGTTGAAgtactgaggaaagtttgagcaagagtGCAAGTCACGCACTTTCGAGATGCATTTTACCTTAACCACAGGCATGGCATGTACTagcaaaacaacattgcgtgaCAGTATTCCTGATGGACAAGAAGAAAATATTATATGctgtcatagacagtagagaaacagGATGTATGTGATCAAACTGTTTTCGCATAAAATCTA is a window encoding:
- the LOC139131044 gene encoding DNA damage-regulated autophagy modulator protein 2-like isoform X2, translated to MCKSWFCVGMGWLPMSVAIMVAATFTISYCISVGLGHVPAEFPYISDTGTYIPESCIFGQLLNITAALAFATIYVRYKQVQEYNREASPAILRANKIALVIGGFACLGMSMVANFQEGRILFAHLFGAFMCFGCGVVYEFMHALIPCEMRVGYPPASTRRVRLLLAFIGLVGLICTSVFAALANTKWHGDDQTKWKPEDGGFTEHIFSTAFEWVLAISFLSYFFTFVREFQKITMETTLRMYTEELEPINHPEI
- the LOC139131044 gene encoding DNA damage-regulated autophagy modulator protein 2-like isoform X1 is translated as MCKSWFCVGMGWLPMSVAIMVAATFTISYCISVGLGHVPAEFPYISDTGTYIPESCIFGQLLNITAALAFATIYVRYKQVQEYNREASPAILRANKIALVIGGFACLGMSMVANFQETNELQVHVFAANLCFGPGVVYCYMQTWLSYKMAPFHATIFACRARILLCFFATLGFVFTSVFAALANTKWHGDDQTKWKPEDGGFTEHIFSTAFEWVLAISFLSYFFTFVREFQKITMETTLRMYTEELEPINHPEI